From the genome of Nasonia vitripennis strain AsymCx chromosome 1, Nvit_psr_1.1, whole genome shotgun sequence, one region includes:
- the LOC100678941 gene encoding uncharacterized protein LOC100678941: MLRILALVLAVCAASAASFDLGPIVRIAQCRSQCLKRHSVDGSCEWLRHGETGCNECWQHCESLEKQWGGGGSNWKTATTQQQATGSSPASCDDYEYKQCPSCKTACEYRKGQVVEEYLPSMLPAPQRAPVRLAKNDVAVLMRKLHQQWKVFDYYPGVRAPASLRQDEWIVAVVEDGGVTHFSWEEWTPRLDSLKEGPLFEATISWRDVSSQLKRQQVIEQKRFNDRVRQFFLEKYGEKVLEWRNQDEEQAIPEEVFRRFFFRRKDQEQERRQQRIDEHSEPSTVDSEADERQQSQVAKESFVVSWEPETGGLMGNQVADSNVAQISLLPGTKYLVRIASNEGPGSFPIEVDTRPSTAVRVHRIKKNLDNLYPWAFLAASMCAAIILCIIIIVKLCRRGKEIEPEEEV; the protein is encoded by the exons ATGCTGCGGATACTGGCGCTGGTGCTGGCGGTGTGCGCGGCCTCGGCCGCGAGTTTCGACCTTGGGCCGATCGTGAGAATCGCCCAGTGCAGGTCCCAGTGCCTCAAGAGGCACAGCGTCGACGGCTCCTGCGAGTGGCTGAGACACGGCGAGACCGGCTGCAATGAA TGTTGGCAGCACTGCGAGTCCCTGGAGAAACAGtggggcggcggcggcagcaacTGGAAGACGGCTACCACGCAGCAACAAGCGACCGGCAGCAGCCCGGCTAGCTGCGACGACTACGAGTACAAGCAG TGTCCATCCTGCAAGACGGCCTGCGAGTACCGGAAGGGCCAAGTGGTGGAGGAGTACCTGCCGTCGATGCTGCCGGCGCCGCAGCGCGCCCCGGTGAGGCTCGCGAAGAACGACGTGGCCGTGCTGATGCGCAAGCTGCATCAGCAGTGGAAGGTCTTCGACTACTACCCGGGAGTCAGGGCGCCCGCGTCTCTGCGCCAGGACGAGTGGATCGTCGCAGTGGTCGAGGACGGCGGCGTCACCCACTTCAGCTGGGAGGAGTGGACCCCGAGGCTCGACTCGCTCAAGGAGGGCCCGCTCTTCGAAGCGACCATCTCCTGGCGCGACGTCTCGAGCCAGCTGAAGCGGCAGCAGGTGATCGAGCAGAAGCGCTTCAACGACCGCGTGCGCCAGTTCTTCCTCGAGAAGTACGGCGAGAAGGTGCTCGAGTGGCGCAACCAGGACGAGGAGCAGGCCATCCCCGAGGAGGTCTTCCGGCGCTTCTTCTTCCGCAGGAAGGACCAGGAGCAGGAGCGCAGGCAGCAGCGCATCGACGAGCACAGCGAGCCCTCGACCGTCGACTCCGAGGCGGACGAGCGCCAGCAGAGCCAGGTGGCCAAGGAGTCCTTCGTCGTCTCCTGGGAGCCCGAGACCGGCGGCCTCATGGGCAACCAGGTCGCCGACTCCAACGTCGCCCAGATCAGCCTGCTGCCCGGCACCAAGTACCTCGTGAGGATCGCCTCGAACGAGGGCCCCGGCAGCTTCCCCATCGAGGTCGACACCAGGCCCAGCACGGCCGTGCGCGTGCacaggataaaaaaaaacttggacAACCTCTACCCCTGGGCCTTCCTTGCTGCCAGCATGTGCGCGGCCATCATTCTctgcatcatcatcattgtcAAGCTCTGCAGGCGGGGCAAGGAGATCGAGCCCGAGGAGGAGGTCTGA
- the LOC100114201 gene encoding delta-like protein 1, with the protein MLALILAVGLGPLLFLQTTTGQQQELQPHEATMLSRAAAILGVTMLQLPMGSAAGPRSVSRYVPKWKKQACEIPATQHPNSHYICDEAGEVKCLPGWTGDLCDVPICRKGCDPLQGYCRRPGECRCKLGFYGELCDKCVALPGCQHGRCNVSFECACDPGWKGLFCNEPICASDCNPSQGYCDKPGECKCRLGWQGPMCKQCSVLPGCVHGTCQGPLECRCEPGWTGFLCSTPICAPGCSREHGGCRRPNSCRCRVGYTGQNCTECVPYPGCVHGTCRKPWECRCMPGWTGDLCDERLTYCDKHPDLCQNNSTCVSMTPEAGDYRCVCPLGFYGRQCEKETEVPATDLMPPKPVEPLDLSSSSSSKPETDAETSTSEAAQPSSSSEAPTSEETAEPLGPIAITDPPAETDEPLQTAGKWPTEPPTDSPLLQIDEENET; encoded by the exons ATGTTGGCGCTTATCCTCGCGGTGGGCCTGGGCcctctgctttttcttcagACGACAACAGGACAACAGCAGGAGCTTCAGCCGCACGAAGCGACGATGCTCAGCCGGGCCGCGGCGATACTCGGAGTGACGATGCTCCAGCTGCCCATGGGATCGGCTGCTGGGCCCAGATCTGTCAGCAG GTACGTGCCGAAATGGAAAAAGCAGGCATGCGAAATCCCGGCGACTCAGCATCCGAACTCTCACTACATCTGCGACGAGGCTGGCGAAGTCAAATGTTTACCAG GATGGACCGGGGATCTGTGCGACGTGCCAATTTGCCGGAAAGGATGCGACCCTCTTCAAGGCTACTGCAGGAGACCCGGCGAATGCCGCTGCAAACTTGGCTTCTACGGCGAGCTCTGCGACAAATGCGTCGCCCTACCCGGTTGTCAGCATGGCAG GTGTAACGTGAGCTTCGAGTGCGCCTGTGACCCAGGCTGGAAGGGACTGTTCTGCAACGAGCCGATTTGCGCTTCCGATTGCAATCCCAGTCAAGGCTATTGCGACAAACCTGGCGAATGCAA ATGTCGACTTGGCTGGCAAGGACCTATGTGCAAGCAATGCTCCGTTCTACCAGGATGCGTCCATGGAACGTGTCAAGGCCCTCTTGAATGTCGCTGTGAACCGGGATGGACGGGATTCTTATGTTCCACGC CGATCTGCGCACCGGGTTGCAGCCGAGAACACGGCGGCTGTCGCCGGCCCAATAGCTGCAGATGCCGCGTGGGTTACACCGGCCAGAACTGCACCGAGTGCGTGCCGTACCCGGGCTGCGTGCACGGCACCTGCAGGAAGCCCTGGGAGTGCAGATGCATGCCCGGCTGGACCGGTGACCTATGCGACGAACGGCTCACCTACTGCGACAAGCATCCGGACCTGTGCCAGAACAACTCGACTTGCGTCAGCATGACGCCCGAGGCTGGAGATTACAG ATGCGTCTGCCCACTTGGTTTCTACGGGCGCCAGTGCGAGAAGGAGACGGAAGTGCCAGCGACCGACCTAATGCCACCCAAACCAGTGGAGCCTCTTGATCTGagtagcagcagtagctcCAAGCCGGAAACCGATGCTGAAACGAGCACTTCCGAAGCAGCTCAGCCTTCGTCTTCTAGCGAGGCGCCGACGTCCGAGGAAACTGCGGAACCTCTTGGCCCGATCGCCATCACCGATCCTCCCGCGGAGACCGACGAACCACTGCAGACGGCCGGCAAGTGGCCCACCGAACCACCCACCGACTCGCCTCTTCTGCAGATCGACGAGGAGAACGAGACATGA